In the genome of Oncorhynchus mykiss isolate Arlee chromosome 18, USDA_OmykA_1.1, whole genome shotgun sequence, one region contains:
- the LOC110495607 gene encoding uncharacterized protein LOC110495607 isoform X8, which translates to MGTQITGTGRKRIPNRERLTAEDDALNQIAREAEARLAAKRAARAEAREIRMKELERQQKEMYQSQKKYYGLDNKWGHIEQWMEESERYSSRPSRRHTSISDDEERMSVGSRGSLRRNFSSDLYCSSNSLPSLRHQNSTQNGRPSMLFIDGPRTQSHRGSVCDEAVQSSTRRFSGSISRGPSDYSGFLGSNSRASSRASSARASPVVEERSDRDFLEKGSRTASTLSAATLASLGGPSSRRGSCDTSISVETEASIREIKDSLVESEEKYRKAMVSNAQLHNEKSNLMYQVDTLKDSLIELEEQLYESKREYNDKAKEFERERHAHSVLQRQFNEMRETLKQSEELLTALERQREFSDAGVRDERDKLRDQVVHLKDTLKKHGIVLSPEVTTNGDAGQMIDGPCSADSTSRLAQESQPSHGGESMLGEAPEMQLDHGEVRTPGGGRLLHEADNYSHDQERALLEIESSDKLNQDKLSDSLQQQTDTEAEQSKYCDQETQVDVAVPEEAILVHFGDKETQIEYEVEKPQYCDTETLVEPAELEGAILVQKEYTDGGSDNGEGLNQRGFEPESQEQAENEENSGESNKEAVPVSGGTDGQCEEITNLEKGRENTELLTAVSTEEQDISGPTLCDETEATLSQIQSESQSDLQGENTQEYDPGTKGQVIPENSRITESEMIKMILRISVCLGEAKTSPNQISQGSLKKTETIGMEMKNNPGHPAEHQAETGQVTSTGTSAISSTVSIELFISECPDEVGIKTDPLIINTLSEFEKDKQNSLELQQHKNDHFSTESSVETVPKITDSDGQKLSERVEELESSSVESKPDQIWQESVCGMKEDEPNTKELQAKEPPSTISDKTVTPIITEEGKTRLDQQVIPDLPERLETSLENTLPGVQGDQKMDVAESREKQGCTCKCICKQSQSDQVLTENSLDVALTQRISDSSGEVISDRTEEVEPSPDRIQSEPPSRVEREEWCIIEENIYEENLQQEAIQEEQQTEQGEASTSSPAGGDNELNDGASAGHIDSCEEAVLLVKEEETYLPVEEEHISSSPRPSALGQEIQPLPEAVEEGRERPPVEEAQKQESGVRKGQRGNRKGKGKDPCKVN; encoded by the exons GCTGAGGCGAGACTGGCAGCGAAGCGGGCGGCCAGAGCAGAGGCACGGGAGATACGCATGAAGGAACTGGAGAGACAGCAGAaagag ATGTATCAAAGCCAGAAG aAATACTATGGTCTGGACAACAAATGGGGCCACATTGAGCAGTGGATG gaggagagtgagaggtaCTCCTCCCGTCCTTCACGGAGACACACGTCG ATCTCAGACGATGAGGAACGGATGTCGGTGGGGAGCCGAGGAAGCCTTAGG AGAAACTTCTCATCTGATCTGTACTGCAGCTCCAACAGTCTCCCCTCACTCAGACATCAAAATTCCACTCAAAATGGCCGG CCCTCCATGCTCTTTATTGATGGCCCACGCACCCAGAGTCACAGG GGCTCTGTGTGTGACGAGGCTGTGCAGAGTAGCACACGGCGCTTTAGTGGCTCCATCTCTCGCGGT CCTTCAGACTACAGTGGTTTTCTGGGCTCCAACTCTCGGGCCTCGTCCAGGGCCAGCTCTGCCCGTGCCAGCCCAGTG GTGGAGGAGAGATCAGACAGGGACTTCCTGGAAAAG GGTTCCAGGACTGCCTCTACCCTCTCAGCAGCCACTCTAGCATCGCTGGGAGGGCCCTCCTCTCGCAGAGGCAGCTGTGACACCTCTATCTCAGTAGAGACAGAGGCCTCCATTCGAGAGATAAAG GACTCCCTGGTGGAGTCTGAGGAGAAGTACCGTAAGGCCATGGTGTCCAACGCCCAGCTACACAACGAGAAGTCCAACCTCATGTACCAGGTGGACACGCTGAAGGACTCGCTCATTGAGCTGGAGGAGCAGCTGTACGAGTCTAAACGAGAGTACAACGACAAGGCCAAGGAGTTTGAGAGGGAGAGGCACGCCCACAGTGTTCTGCAGCGCCAGTTTAACGAGATGAGAGAGACGCTGAAACAGAGTGAAGAACTGTTAACC GCCTTAGAGAGGCAGAGGGAATTCTCAGACGCCGGCGTGCGGGATGAGCGGGATAAGCTCAGGGATCAGGTGGTCCACCTCAAAGACACTCTGAAG AAACATGGGATAGTGCTGTCACCTGAAGTAACCACCAATGGGGATGCAGGACAGATGATTGATGGGCCTTGCAGTGCAGACTCTACCTCCCGATTGGCTCAGGAGTCCCAGCCATCTCATGGTGGGGAGAGCATGCTTG GCGAAGCACCAGAGATGCAGTTGGACCATGGCGAGGTGAGGACACCAGGGGGAGGCAGACTTCTACATGAGGCTGACAACTACTCACATGACCAGGAGAGGGCACTACTGGAGATAGAATCTTCGGACAAGTTGAACCAAGACAAGTTGAGTGACAGCCTGCAGCAACAAACAGACACTGAAGCAGAGCAGTCCAAGTACTGTGACCAAGAGACCCAGGTGGATGTTGCTGTACCTGAAGAAGCCATTTTGGTGCATTTTGGTGACAAAGAGACTCAGATTGAATATGAAGTAGAGAAACCCCAATACTGCGACACAGAAACTCTGGTGGAACCTGCTGAACTTGAAGGAGCCATTTTGGTTCAAAAGGAATATACAGATGGTGGCAGTGACAATGGAGAGGGGTTGAATCAAAGAGGATTTGAACCAGAATCCCAGGAACAGGCAGAGAATGAGGAAAACAGTGGAGAAAGTAACAAGGAAGCTGTACCAGTAAGCGGTGGCACTGACGGACAATGTGAGGAAATCACAAACCTTGAGAAAGGACGGGAAAACACAGAGCTTCTCACAGCTGTGTCTACTGAAGAACAGGACATCTCTGGTCCAACTCTCTGTGATGAGACAGAGGCGACTCTTAGTCAAATCCAAAGTGAATCTCAAAGTGACCTGCAAGGAGAGAACACCCAGGAGTATGATCCTGGGACTAAAGGTCAAGTCATTCCAGAAAACTCAAGGATCACGGAATCTGAGATGATTAAGATGATTCTGAGGATTTCTGTATGTCTAGGGGAGGCAAAGACCAGCCCAAATCAGATCTCTCAGGGATCATTAAAGAAAACAGAAACAATAGGGATGGAGATGAAGAATAATCCAGGGCATCCTGCAGAGCATCAGGCAGAGACTGGCCAAGTAACATCTACTGGAACATCTGCTATctcatctacagtctctattgaaCTGTTTATCTCTGAATGTCCTGACGAGGTTGGAATCAAGACAGATCCACTCATAATAAACACTTTAAGTGAATTTGAGAAAGATAAACAGAATTCTCTAGAACTTCAGCAACATAAGAATGATCATTTCAGTACAGAAAGCTCTGTGGAAACTGTGCCAAAGATCACAGACTCTGACGGACAGAAATTATCTGAGAGGGTTGAAGAGCTGGAGTCGAGTTCAGTGGAGAGCAAGCCAGATCAGATTTGGCAGGAATCTGTATGTGGCATGAAGGAAGATGAACCAAATACTAAAGAGCTTCAGGCAAAGGAGCCCCCATCCACTATCTCTGACAAAACGGTTACACCTATCATAACAGAGGAGGGGAAGACTAGACTAGACCAACAGGTGATCCCTGATTTACCAGAGAGGCTAGAGACCAGCTTAGAAAATACCTTACCAGGAGTTCAAGGTGATCAGAAGATGGATGTAGCAGAATCAAGGGAGAAACAAGGATGTACCTGTAAATGTATATGTAAACAATCCCAGAGTGATCAAGTACTGACGGAGAACTCACTGGATGTAGCTCTAACTCAGAGGATCAGCGACTCTAGTGGAGAGGTTATCTCAGACAGGACAGAGGAGGTAGAGCCCAGCCCAGACAGGATCCAATCAGAACCACCCAGtcgtgtagagagagaagaatggtGCATCATTGAGGAGAACATCTATGAGGAGAATCTCCAGCAGGAAGCCATTCAGGAGGAGCAACAGACAGAACAGGGGGAGGCTTCAACAAGTTCACCAGCAGGGGGAGACAATGAGTTAAACGATGGGGCCTCCGCTGGACATatagacagttgtgaagaagcCGTTCTACTTGTGAAAGAGGAGGAAACCTATCTACCTGTAGAAGAAGAGCACATCAGCTCCTCACCCAGACCCTCGGCACTTGGCCAAGAGATACAGCCATTACCCGAGgcggtggaggaggggagagagcgcCCCCCAGTGGAAGAAGCCCAGAAACAGGAGAGCGGTGTAAGAAAGGGACAAAGGGGCAATAGGAAGGGCAAGGGCAAAGATCCTTGCAAAGTAAACTAG
- the LOC110495607 gene encoding leucine-rich repeat flightless-interacting protein 1 isoform X11: MGTQITGTGRKRIPNRERLTAEDDALNQIAREAEARLAAKRAARAEAREIRMKELERQQKEMYQSQKKYYGLDNKWGHIEQWMEESERYSSRPSRRHTSISDDEERMSVGSRGSLRPSMLFIDGPRTQSHRPSDYSGFLGSNSRASSRASSARASPVVEERSDRDFLEKGSRTASTLSAATLASLGGPSSRRGSCDTSISVETEASIREIKDSLVESEEKYRKAMVSNAQLHNEKSNLMYQVDTLKDSLIELEEQLYESKREYNDKAKEFERERHAHSVLQRQFNEMRETLKQSEELLTEVGQLRLKRDSCVREISDLQETLGWKEKKIGALERQREFSDAGVRDERDKLRDQVVHLKDTLKKHGIVLSPEVTTNGDAGQMIDGPCSADSTSRLAQESQPSHGGESMLGEAPEMQLDHGEVRTPGGGRLLHEADNYSHDQERALLEIESSDKLNQDKLSDSLQQQTDTEAEQSKYCDQETQVDVAVPEEAILVHFGDKETQIEYEVEKPQYCDTETLVEPAELEGAILVQKEYTDGGSDNGEGLNQRGFEPESQEQAENEENSGESNKEAVPVSGGTDGQCEEITNLEKGRENTELLTAVSTEEQDISGPTLCDETEATLSQIQSESQSDLQGENTQEYDPGTKGQVIPENSRITESEMIKMILRISVCLGEAKTSPNQISQGSLKKTETIGMEMKNNPGHPAEHQAETGQVTSTGTSAISSTVSIELFISECPDEVGIKTDPLIINTLSEFEKDKQNSLELQQHKNDHFSTESSVETVPKITDSDGQKLSERVEELESSSVESKPDQIWQESVCGMKEDEPNTKELQAKEPPSTISDKTVTPIITEEGKTRLDQQVIPDLPERLETSLENTLPGVQGDQKMDVAESREKQGCTCKCICKQSQSDQVLTENSLDVALTQRISDSSGEVISDRTEEVEPSPDRIQSEPPSRVEREEWCIIEENIYEENLQQEAIQEEQQTEQGEASTSSPAGGDNELNDGASAGHIDSCEEAVLLVKEEETYLPVEEEHISSSPRPSALGQEIQPLPEAVEEGRERPPVEEAQKQESGVRKGQRGNRKGKGKDPCKVN; encoded by the exons GCTGAGGCGAGACTGGCAGCGAAGCGGGCGGCCAGAGCAGAGGCACGGGAGATACGCATGAAGGAACTGGAGAGACAGCAGAaagag ATGTATCAAAGCCAGAAG aAATACTATGGTCTGGACAACAAATGGGGCCACATTGAGCAGTGGATG gaggagagtgagaggtaCTCCTCCCGTCCTTCACGGAGACACACGTCG ATCTCAGACGATGAGGAACGGATGTCGGTGGGGAGCCGAGGAAGCCTTAGG CCCTCCATGCTCTTTATTGATGGCCCACGCACCCAGAGTCACAGG CCTTCAGACTACAGTGGTTTTCTGGGCTCCAACTCTCGGGCCTCGTCCAGGGCCAGCTCTGCCCGTGCCAGCCCAGTG GTGGAGGAGAGATCAGACAGGGACTTCCTGGAAAAG GGTTCCAGGACTGCCTCTACCCTCTCAGCAGCCACTCTAGCATCGCTGGGAGGGCCCTCCTCTCGCAGAGGCAGCTGTGACACCTCTATCTCAGTAGAGACAGAGGCCTCCATTCGAGAGATAAAG GACTCCCTGGTGGAGTCTGAGGAGAAGTACCGTAAGGCCATGGTGTCCAACGCCCAGCTACACAACGAGAAGTCCAACCTCATGTACCAGGTGGACACGCTGAAGGACTCGCTCATTGAGCTGGAGGAGCAGCTGTACGAGTCTAAACGAGAGTACAACGACAAGGCCAAGGAGTTTGAGAGGGAGAGGCACGCCCACAGTGTTCTGCAGCGCCAGTTTAACGAGATGAGAGAGACGCTGAAACAGAGTGAAGAACTGTTAACC GAGGTGGGCCAGCTCCGTCTCAAACGGGACAGCTGTGTTAGGGAGATCTCCGACCTGCAGGAGACCCTCGGATGGAAGGAGAAAAAGATTGGG GCCTTAGAGAGGCAGAGGGAATTCTCAGACGCCGGCGTGCGGGATGAGCGGGATAAGCTCAGGGATCAGGTGGTCCACCTCAAAGACACTCTGAAG AAACATGGGATAGTGCTGTCACCTGAAGTAACCACCAATGGGGATGCAGGACAGATGATTGATGGGCCTTGCAGTGCAGACTCTACCTCCCGATTGGCTCAGGAGTCCCAGCCATCTCATGGTGGGGAGAGCATGCTTG GCGAAGCACCAGAGATGCAGTTGGACCATGGCGAGGTGAGGACACCAGGGGGAGGCAGACTTCTACATGAGGCTGACAACTACTCACATGACCAGGAGAGGGCACTACTGGAGATAGAATCTTCGGACAAGTTGAACCAAGACAAGTTGAGTGACAGCCTGCAGCAACAAACAGACACTGAAGCAGAGCAGTCCAAGTACTGTGACCAAGAGACCCAGGTGGATGTTGCTGTACCTGAAGAAGCCATTTTGGTGCATTTTGGTGACAAAGAGACTCAGATTGAATATGAAGTAGAGAAACCCCAATACTGCGACACAGAAACTCTGGTGGAACCTGCTGAACTTGAAGGAGCCATTTTGGTTCAAAAGGAATATACAGATGGTGGCAGTGACAATGGAGAGGGGTTGAATCAAAGAGGATTTGAACCAGAATCCCAGGAACAGGCAGAGAATGAGGAAAACAGTGGAGAAAGTAACAAGGAAGCTGTACCAGTAAGCGGTGGCACTGACGGACAATGTGAGGAAATCACAAACCTTGAGAAAGGACGGGAAAACACAGAGCTTCTCACAGCTGTGTCTACTGAAGAACAGGACATCTCTGGTCCAACTCTCTGTGATGAGACAGAGGCGACTCTTAGTCAAATCCAAAGTGAATCTCAAAGTGACCTGCAAGGAGAGAACACCCAGGAGTATGATCCTGGGACTAAAGGTCAAGTCATTCCAGAAAACTCAAGGATCACGGAATCTGAGATGATTAAGATGATTCTGAGGATTTCTGTATGTCTAGGGGAGGCAAAGACCAGCCCAAATCAGATCTCTCAGGGATCATTAAAGAAAACAGAAACAATAGGGATGGAGATGAAGAATAATCCAGGGCATCCTGCAGAGCATCAGGCAGAGACTGGCCAAGTAACATCTACTGGAACATCTGCTATctcatctacagtctctattgaaCTGTTTATCTCTGAATGTCCTGACGAGGTTGGAATCAAGACAGATCCACTCATAATAAACACTTTAAGTGAATTTGAGAAAGATAAACAGAATTCTCTAGAACTTCAGCAACATAAGAATGATCATTTCAGTACAGAAAGCTCTGTGGAAACTGTGCCAAAGATCACAGACTCTGACGGACAGAAATTATCTGAGAGGGTTGAAGAGCTGGAGTCGAGTTCAGTGGAGAGCAAGCCAGATCAGATTTGGCAGGAATCTGTATGTGGCATGAAGGAAGATGAACCAAATACTAAAGAGCTTCAGGCAAAGGAGCCCCCATCCACTATCTCTGACAAAACGGTTACACCTATCATAACAGAGGAGGGGAAGACTAGACTAGACCAACAGGTGATCCCTGATTTACCAGAGAGGCTAGAGACCAGCTTAGAAAATACCTTACCAGGAGTTCAAGGTGATCAGAAGATGGATGTAGCAGAATCAAGGGAGAAACAAGGATGTACCTGTAAATGTATATGTAAACAATCCCAGAGTGATCAAGTACTGACGGAGAACTCACTGGATGTAGCTCTAACTCAGAGGATCAGCGACTCTAGTGGAGAGGTTATCTCAGACAGGACAGAGGAGGTAGAGCCCAGCCCAGACAGGATCCAATCAGAACCACCCAGtcgtgtagagagagaagaatggtGCATCATTGAGGAGAACATCTATGAGGAGAATCTCCAGCAGGAAGCCATTCAGGAGGAGCAACAGACAGAACAGGGGGAGGCTTCAACAAGTTCACCAGCAGGGGGAGACAATGAGTTAAACGATGGGGCCTCCGCTGGACATatagacagttgtgaagaagcCGTTCTACTTGTGAAAGAGGAGGAAACCTATCTACCTGTAGAAGAAGAGCACATCAGCTCCTCACCCAGACCCTCGGCACTTGGCCAAGAGATACAGCCATTACCCGAGgcggtggaggaggggagagagcgcCCCCCAGTGGAAGAAGCCCAGAAACAGGAGAGCGGTGTAAGAAAGGGACAAAGGGGCAATAGGAAGGGCAAGGGCAAAGATCCTTGCAAAGTAAACTAG
- the LOC110495607 gene encoding leucine-rich repeat flightless-interacting protein 1 isoform X18: protein MGTQITGTGRKRIPNRERLTAEDDALNQIAREAEARLAAKRAARAEAREIRMKELERQQKEISDDEERMSVGSRGSLRPSDYSGFLGSNSRASSRASSARASPVVEERSDRDFLEKGSRTASTLSAATLASLGGPSSRRGSCDTSISVETEASIREIKDSLVESEEKYRKAMVSNAQLHNEKSNLMYQVDTLKDSLIELEEQLYESKREYNDKAKEFERERHAHSVLQRQFNEMRETLKQSEELLTEVGQLRLKRDSCVREISDLQETLGWKEKKIGALERQREFSDAGVRDERDKLRDQVVHLKDTLKKHGIVLSPEVTTNGDAGQMIDGPCSADSTSRLAQESQPSHGGESMLGEAPEMQLDHGEVRTPGGGRLLHEADNYSHDQERALLEIESSDKLNQDKLSDSLQQQTDTEAEQSKYCDQETQVDVAVPEEAILVHFGDKETQIEYEVEKPQYCDTETLVEPAELEGAILVQKEYTDGGSDNGEGLNQRGFEPESQEQAENEENSGESNKEAVPVSGGTDGQCEEITNLEKGRENTELLTAVSTEEQDISGPTLCDETEATLSQIQSESQSDLQGENTQEYDPGTKGQVIPENSRITESEMIKMILRISVCLGEAKTSPNQISQGSLKKTETIGMEMKNNPGHPAEHQAETGQVTSTGTSAISSTVSIELFISECPDEVGIKTDPLIINTLSEFEKDKQNSLELQQHKNDHFSTESSVETVPKITDSDGQKLSERVEELESSSVESKPDQIWQESVCGMKEDEPNTKELQAKEPPSTISDKTVTPIITEEGKTRLDQQVIPDLPERLETSLENTLPGVQGDQKMDVAESREKQGCTCKCICKQSQSDQVLTENSLDVALTQRISDSSGEVISDRTEEVEPSPDRIQSEPPSRVEREEWCIIEENIYEENLQQEAIQEEQQTEQGEASTSSPAGGDNELNDGASAGHIDSCEEAVLLVKEEETYLPVEEEHISSSPRPSALGQEIQPLPEAVEEGRERPPVEEAQKQESGVRKGQRGNRKGKGKDPCKVN from the exons GCTGAGGCGAGACTGGCAGCGAAGCGGGCGGCCAGAGCAGAGGCACGGGAGATACGCATGAAGGAACTGGAGAGACAGCAGAaagag ATCTCAGACGATGAGGAACGGATGTCGGTGGGGAGCCGAGGAAGCCTTAGG CCTTCAGACTACAGTGGTTTTCTGGGCTCCAACTCTCGGGCCTCGTCCAGGGCCAGCTCTGCCCGTGCCAGCCCAGTG GTGGAGGAGAGATCAGACAGGGACTTCCTGGAAAAG GGTTCCAGGACTGCCTCTACCCTCTCAGCAGCCACTCTAGCATCGCTGGGAGGGCCCTCCTCTCGCAGAGGCAGCTGTGACACCTCTATCTCAGTAGAGACAGAGGCCTCCATTCGAGAGATAAAG GACTCCCTGGTGGAGTCTGAGGAGAAGTACCGTAAGGCCATGGTGTCCAACGCCCAGCTACACAACGAGAAGTCCAACCTCATGTACCAGGTGGACACGCTGAAGGACTCGCTCATTGAGCTGGAGGAGCAGCTGTACGAGTCTAAACGAGAGTACAACGACAAGGCCAAGGAGTTTGAGAGGGAGAGGCACGCCCACAGTGTTCTGCAGCGCCAGTTTAACGAGATGAGAGAGACGCTGAAACAGAGTGAAGAACTGTTAACC GAGGTGGGCCAGCTCCGTCTCAAACGGGACAGCTGTGTTAGGGAGATCTCCGACCTGCAGGAGACCCTCGGATGGAAGGAGAAAAAGATTGGG GCCTTAGAGAGGCAGAGGGAATTCTCAGACGCCGGCGTGCGGGATGAGCGGGATAAGCTCAGGGATCAGGTGGTCCACCTCAAAGACACTCTGAAG AAACATGGGATAGTGCTGTCACCTGAAGTAACCACCAATGGGGATGCAGGACAGATGATTGATGGGCCTTGCAGTGCAGACTCTACCTCCCGATTGGCTCAGGAGTCCCAGCCATCTCATGGTGGGGAGAGCATGCTTG GCGAAGCACCAGAGATGCAGTTGGACCATGGCGAGGTGAGGACACCAGGGGGAGGCAGACTTCTACATGAGGCTGACAACTACTCACATGACCAGGAGAGGGCACTACTGGAGATAGAATCTTCGGACAAGTTGAACCAAGACAAGTTGAGTGACAGCCTGCAGCAACAAACAGACACTGAAGCAGAGCAGTCCAAGTACTGTGACCAAGAGACCCAGGTGGATGTTGCTGTACCTGAAGAAGCCATTTTGGTGCATTTTGGTGACAAAGAGACTCAGATTGAATATGAAGTAGAGAAACCCCAATACTGCGACACAGAAACTCTGGTGGAACCTGCTGAACTTGAAGGAGCCATTTTGGTTCAAAAGGAATATACAGATGGTGGCAGTGACAATGGAGAGGGGTTGAATCAAAGAGGATTTGAACCAGAATCCCAGGAACAGGCAGAGAATGAGGAAAACAGTGGAGAAAGTAACAAGGAAGCTGTACCAGTAAGCGGTGGCACTGACGGACAATGTGAGGAAATCACAAACCTTGAGAAAGGACGGGAAAACACAGAGCTTCTCACAGCTGTGTCTACTGAAGAACAGGACATCTCTGGTCCAACTCTCTGTGATGAGACAGAGGCGACTCTTAGTCAAATCCAAAGTGAATCTCAAAGTGACCTGCAAGGAGAGAACACCCAGGAGTATGATCCTGGGACTAAAGGTCAAGTCATTCCAGAAAACTCAAGGATCACGGAATCTGAGATGATTAAGATGATTCTGAGGATTTCTGTATGTCTAGGGGAGGCAAAGACCAGCCCAAATCAGATCTCTCAGGGATCATTAAAGAAAACAGAAACAATAGGGATGGAGATGAAGAATAATCCAGGGCATCCTGCAGAGCATCAGGCAGAGACTGGCCAAGTAACATCTACTGGAACATCTGCTATctcatctacagtctctattgaaCTGTTTATCTCTGAATGTCCTGACGAGGTTGGAATCAAGACAGATCCACTCATAATAAACACTTTAAGTGAATTTGAGAAAGATAAACAGAATTCTCTAGAACTTCAGCAACATAAGAATGATCATTTCAGTACAGAAAGCTCTGTGGAAACTGTGCCAAAGATCACAGACTCTGACGGACAGAAATTATCTGAGAGGGTTGAAGAGCTGGAGTCGAGTTCAGTGGAGAGCAAGCCAGATCAGATTTGGCAGGAATCTGTATGTGGCATGAAGGAAGATGAACCAAATACTAAAGAGCTTCAGGCAAAGGAGCCCCCATCCACTATCTCTGACAAAACGGTTACACCTATCATAACAGAGGAGGGGAAGACTAGACTAGACCAACAGGTGATCCCTGATTTACCAGAGAGGCTAGAGACCAGCTTAGAAAATACCTTACCAGGAGTTCAAGGTGATCAGAAGATGGATGTAGCAGAATCAAGGGAGAAACAAGGATGTACCTGTAAATGTATATGTAAACAATCCCAGAGTGATCAAGTACTGACGGAGAACTCACTGGATGTAGCTCTAACTCAGAGGATCAGCGACTCTAGTGGAGAGGTTATCTCAGACAGGACAGAGGAGGTAGAGCCCAGCCCAGACAGGATCCAATCAGAACCACCCAGtcgtgtagagagagaagaatggtGCATCATTGAGGAGAACATCTATGAGGAGAATCTCCAGCAGGAAGCCATTCAGGAGGAGCAACAGACAGAACAGGGGGAGGCTTCAACAAGTTCACCAGCAGGGGGAGACAATGAGTTAAACGATGGGGCCTCCGCTGGACATatagacagttgtgaagaagcCGTTCTACTTGTGAAAGAGGAGGAAACCTATCTACCTGTAGAAGAAGAGCACATCAGCTCCTCACCCAGACCCTCGGCACTTGGCCAAGAGATACAGCCATTACCCGAGgcggtggaggaggggagagagcgcCCCCCAGTGGAAGAAGCCCAGAAACAGGAGAGCGGTGTAAGAAAGGGACAAAGGGGCAATAGGAAGGGCAAGGGCAAAGATCCTTGCAAAGTAAACTAG